TGGGATGCTGACTTGTTCACTTAGTCTTCAAGCTTAACTTCTTAAAATCTTTACCCTCTGCAATTTTGggggtttaaattttaatttgccCCCTTTTTCTGGCTAACTTTTCTTACCCAGATTTAACACTCAACATCGTATGCCTAACATTTTTACTTCCCTATGCATGTATTTGCAGTAACCTTATAGGTTTGGATACTAGAATACTAATTGAAGTCAGTCTGCGTTTATATTATACCCTCTTTGATTCTCATAAAATTAGGAGCCCACAAGTTCTTCTTCTTGTTGGTTAGGATGTCTATGATCGTATAGAGAAAGAGTTGGAAACCCTTAGCCATAGTGGGTCTTCCACTATCATTCTGAGTGATGAATCACACATGGTTAAGGAAGCTAAAGCCGGAAAAGATTTAAGCAAGTCTTCAGAGCCAGTTGAAACTGTTACTGAGAGTGGCAACAAAAAACGTGGTACTGAGAAAGGATcaaagaagaaaaagggaaaatcttCGGGTGCAAGAACAGTGTCAGCTGAAGGTGATTCAGAAAACGAGGATTACATCCCCACCAAATCTAAGAAAAACCAGAAGAAAGGCAAGGATACATCTTCCTCTCAGGTTGCAGACTTGAGAAAAGTAGCAAAGAAGGACTCAATTAAAGCACAGGAGGAAAATGTGCCTTCAGATGAATGGTTAATGCAAAAGCTTGAGGCCCTGCTTCCTGATTTCGAAGAACAAGGTCTATAAGTTTTTATTGATAttgatgttattattattctctATCTATTAGCAAATTAGTTTTGGCTTTTCTATCTGACTTTTGATATATTTGATCATGTCTGTGTCAGGTGTTGATGATCCTCAAACAATTCTTAAATATTTGGCTGACTATTTAAGACCTATGCTAGCAAATTATTTGAAGGAGAGGAGAAAGGCATTGTTCACAGAAAATGTGGAGAAAATGAAAGTTTTACTTGATAATTTGCAAAGGAAACTTGATGAGGTCTGCTTGGTTGCTGTAACTTTCATTTTTGTTTAGGTTTTGGTTCTTTTATCTAGTATTATGTATCCATTTCTCTTGGAAATGTTAACTTCTCTATTGTGCTCCTTAAGTTAACTAATATTTCTTCTCTCTTTATCAATCTTGTTTTTCGTTGGCAGTCTTTCTTAAATATgcagctttatgagaaggcattAGATTTGTTTGAAGATGACCAGTCAACCTCTGTAAGTTCTTCTTACAGTCGTTTATTTGAAAGAGATTACTTTGAAAGGGCTTATTTTGAGTTTTTTCTGTTTTATAGGTTACTTTGCACAGGCACTTGCTTAGAACTGTTGCCACGTCGATAGCTGATATGCTTTTCCATAACCTGGTAGGACTTAAGTACAAGTTTTGTTTTCATTTGACTTGCTATGGTCCTACTCTAATGATGTGAAAGTATGTCTAATGGTTCATGATCCATCCTTTACAGGACTTGCACAACAAGTTAAAAAATTGGACTCAAGTTGAAGATTCTCCAAATTCAGAAAGCATTTCACTTAGCCCCGGTGAAAGAACTGCTATAGTATGAAATGATTCCTAACCCATTTAACGTTCTGACATGGATAATGCTGTGTTGTTATTAGTTTTGATACCTTTTGCTTGTTCAGGCTAAGAGCCTTCCTGAATCTCAGTCAAAACGAGCCCTGGCAGTGGTTGAAGCTTTGGAAGGGAAGGTCAGTTCTTGtttattaaaacatgaaatacgAGGATTTACCTGTCTCTGATAATAATCACTACCAAAAGCCTCATATTCTTGCTTCTCTTAACTTATTTCATCTCTGATTCTGTTAAAGAGAGCAGATACTTTCCATGTATTGCttattactatatatatttttttagatatACTTGAATTGTAACTTGGGATTTTGTATGCATCAGCGGGTGGAGACATTCATGACTGCACTGAGAGACTTGGCTGAGGAGAGGTTATGTCCTTTCTGTTTAATTGTCCATGGTGTCTTTTGTGGGctttgggtttttttatttttacctgaAGTTAGCACTTACATTGATCATGATGTTTTATGTTCCATTTTTGCAGTGGGTTATTCCTGAAAAAGCTTGACAAAAAATTGGAAAGAACTCTCTTGCATTCATATCGCAAGGCATGCATACCCTACTTGATTATATTGATTTGTAAAACACAACACACACGCGCGCGTGTAAACCGCCTCCTTATGGTTGCAAGACCTTTATGTTGTTAAAGCTTTGCAGCAATATTAAATAAAGGGTGGGCCTCAGGTGGCATGCCAAGGCTAGTTATCCACAAGTATCTTCCATTGCTATCAAAATTCAAGATTACACTTGGACTCAGTTGCTTATCTGTTAGCTCATAGCAtgatttaatttgtaaatatgtttaCGTTTGTTCTAATCTTGGGGGTTCTGGCATAGCATATTATGGCCAAGGTTGTGAGATGCAAATCTTTCCTCCTTGTATATGGTGAATGTAGAAGCCAGTAGAAAACTCAAGAAGGTTATATGATGGAGCTTCTCATGTGATGTCATTGTTTGTTGTTTTCAGGATTTGACTTCTCAAGTATCTGCTGAAACTGACCCAGTTTCTCTTCTGCCGAAAGTTGTTTCCCTACTTTATATACAGGTGGCTAGATAGAACACCTCCTATATATCTCAATGTCTAATCATCATTGTTTTGCTAAATCCAATTGTCTGCGATTCATAGGTTCACAGTAGAGCTCTTCAAGCTCCTGGACGGGCAATTTCTGTTGCTGTAACTCGATTGAAGGTATGGTGCCATAAACGTGTATTCTTTTCACTGTATTTTCCTTGAGACATCTAAAAGCATTTTTGCGGTATTTATGTccgtttttgttttcaaatatGCTTTTCTCCATCAGCTTGAACAGTCCAGATATTTGAAGTCAATGGTAAAATCTGAAACTTTGTGTTGGGATATTGTTGATTCAGTATACAACAAACTTGTGTATTGGGCCCAAAGTGCCCAATCTCTTTTGTATTTGATGATGGCAAATTAAAAGGTTGTTGTGACAATTTAAATATCAGTGTGACTAACAGCAAGTACAATGTCTCTTCATCTCTAAGACATGCATTGGACACAAAATAGCACTTAGATCATTCATTTTAGCCAAGGCTACACGTGAACTTGTTGCATAAATTGTGCTCTTTAACCTTCTTGGGCTCTACTTTAAATAGTtcaaccaaaaatatttttatgtaatgCTTTGCTGTCTCTTATTTTAGAATAAACTAGATGATTCAGCATACAAGATCTTGACAGATTTCCAAACTGCAACAGTGACACTTTTAGCACTTATTTCTGCTGCAGCTGGTGATGTAAGTGAAGTTATATGATTATTGTTGTTATAATGTTGGTTTTTAATCAGAGTGCCATTCATACTTTGGCAATGAGcacaaattttctcattttggtGTTCATTAGGTTGCAAGGCTGTTTTCATGTTGAAATATATTTAGGTCTTGATTATGCGTTCCGAGTTTACTTCTGAATTATGTCTCAACCATCATTGTTATGTTTTTTGGTTGTGGCAGGAAGCAGACTGTTCATCTGATAGAATTTTGAGTAAAAAGGAGCTTTTGGAGGGCCAAGTGCCGGCGCTAAAAGCTTTGGTTTTAGGCTCCTCTGGCTCTCAAGCTTGACAGAACTCAAGAGGACCATCACTTGGTTATGGTTTCATTGATAACTGACTCACTCTGTTGTTATAGACATTAGTGCCCCCCACCTCCTTCCATTTTCTCCTCAAATCAAGCATACTAGCTGGACTGAAAGTTATGTTCtcaggaaaaaaaagaaaagaaaatgtgacATGGAATCTAGAGAAATGGGATGTGCCAACTTCCGTATACGTTTCTTATTTCAAGCTCCCTTGAGTATTGAATTATAGCGACTATATGTGAATTTCTTTCCCATTTTTCTCCGTTGCCTTTATGTGTCCCTAAATAAATTCATACCAAATTTCAAGCATAATTGTAATAATTGTGTCAAAACAGGTTTAATTGATGCAATGGTTTTGGTACCCAAAACGTTAATGCATGATTACAAGTAGTCGTGGCTTGAAATTGGCATGCATATAAGTTCTAAtgggaaataaaattaaatacaagGAAATAATAATCTCCAAATCGCAGAGCTTTTACTAGGCGATGTTGTAACGCAGTGTTCTATTTCGCTTCATTTAGTAGGCCGTGGAATATAATATTTTGCCGGTAGGCAACATATATTGTTTTGACTTCATATCAtatcatttttaatgttttctaaatcaattgactttatttttaaaatttaacattttattcgTTCTCtccttaatttttattaataagtgACGAAAAGTTGAGTGGGTTTTCTTTATGggtctaataataaattttactttttttgtttacatattctatcaatttgatcttgaattttaaaaaaaaaatttaaccctcatttgttattttaattctaattctaaaatttttaataaatttagccttcagCAATTTCAAAAAATATCGTCTTGTAtccttaactttttttttaatataaacctccaaatttttttcatatattatttgtaatgtattatattattattaacatagaTATTATGATGGGAAAAATCAGagattttatatttcttttcatcATCTTTCTCAAGCCACCTACCATTGTTGGAGAAGAAAAGTTTTTTTcttgcaatttggtccttatcATCAATAAAGACCCCTCCAAGCCaaaaactatcaagttttcatggAAATCTATAGTAGACACAAGTTGCTCACAACCTAGCAAGCTTAGTTTTCAAACTAAAAATGAAATGTTCATGTTTGAAGAGAGAGAAAATTTAGATCATGCGAAAAACTAAGGTTTTAAGGTAAGTCTTTATGATTTAGTAGCAGTATTATATTTATTGCAATTATTTGAGCatgaaaatattatgaaataaataaattgatttcttttgttttatggaATTACTATGAAATGAAGAGCAAGATAAAGAAGGAGATGGAAGGAGTGTAGACAAAGGAAAACAGGTAGATAAAGTTTGAAGAAAGCATAACCTAATCAAGATTAGTAAGTACTTGGAATTTTTTCTTACCTAAttagatttttgaaaataataaattaacttaatGTTAATGTCATAAATTTAATTACTATGAAATGCTAAAGCATTATTTTGAACACATAGGTAAAGATTGGTTTGAAGACATCTTTTGAAGTGGTCATCTTCATCCTCATCTTATCATCAAGTAAGGATTGAAGTGTATGGAACTTGAATTTTGATAATTGAGTGGCACGTACATAGGATTAGAACCATGAGAACATTTGTAGAAAATTAGCTAAGTGGTTCCAAAACTATGTCATGCAtgtttaaaatcattttgtaccTTGGGATAATCTTTCTTAAGTGGATATATGCATGTGTTATAAGTGGTTTTtgattgatattttgatatattttaaattctaaaaatgtttagaaatgttgtggaatgattAGAGATAGTTTTGACTTAATTTTAGGTGTTTAAGTCATGTTTTGGACAATTTATCCCCGGTGTTGCGACATCCAATATTCAGTGTTGCAACATTGGCCTATGTCGTTACATCCAACATTCAACGTTGCAAATTGGCTTTGTCGCGACATTGGAGTCATTGGAGTATTTTGTCCTCAGTATTGCAACACTCAATTTTAACGTCACGACATTAACCTTGTTTAGACCCGAAAAGATTCCGAATGATCCTTATTTGTAACCAAACTTTAAAGGAAGACTAGAAATGACTTGAATATCTTCAAATAAacttaaatatgttaaaatgaagTGTTTTAAATTAATATTCAAGTTAGGCGTTCATCGTATTTTAATGTAATATTCTTTACCTAAGATATGCGTTCAATTCAGGTAAGGGATATTACATGATAAATGATAGATCATGGTTCAATGGCTACCGACACAACTACAGAGCCGGTCCCAACGACTGGATTCTTGGGTAAGATTGACTATAGGGGAACATTtttttcggttttaaaatgactCCTCGAGTTTATAATCTGTCAGGTATGCTGGTGGTGATACAACCGTGTATGGGAACCTATGATGATTCCGTCTGGTTCGAAGGCGATAAACGCAACATTTGGCTCACTTGTTGAAACAAATGTTAATTACCCTCCAGTTATGGCTGTAATCGAAGCAGTTGAAGCTTTAAGTCCAAAACAGAACCTTGAATTGTCTTTTACATTTAGCAAAACGAACCGGCTTGACCATGTGGAACTGTACTTCACTGCTGCACTGAACCTTTGTAGACGACCGCAACCTGATCATTCAACATAAATGTCAACAATGAGTTTGTATATGCAATCAGCCTTGTATATCAGAAGTGTGGTGGCGTATGGATAAATGCCATCTCTGTTCGAACTTTGAATATCGAGCTAGTTCCAACTTCCAATCGACGGTTACACACTGCCTCCTCTAATAAGCGCCATCGAAGTATACACTGCCAGTGATCCTCTTGTCGGTGTATATACGTTAAAAGTTGACTGTGAGTGTCATTTCCCTTCTCTCATAGATATGTTGAGACTTTTTTCATTTGGGGGTTAACTTGAGGGGCTCATATGTATGGTTAAGCAG
The genomic region above belongs to Gossypium hirsutum isolate 1008001.06 chromosome D05, Gossypium_hirsutum_v2.1, whole genome shotgun sequence and contains:
- the LOC107906174 gene encoding E3 UFM1-protein ligase 1 homolog isoform X1; translation: MDDELLELQRQFEFAQQAKSSIRLSERNVVELVQKLHELRIIDFELLHTVSGKEYITPEQLRHEIAGEVKKLGRVSLIDLADTTGVDLYHVEKQAQHVVSEDPGLMLIQGEIISQSYWDSVAEEINERLQECSQIALAELAAQLHVGSELVASVLEPRLGTLVKGRLEGGQLYTPAYIARVSAMVRGASRGITVPTNLSVLWSSLQQLLQEMEGATGLAVEGSFFQSLFNGLVKEGEVLGTLRAGIHWTPTVFAIAQKECVDSFFSQNSFISYDTLHKLGISQPIQYLQPRFPEGIPLVTAFVHPSMIEMLDAAIEDAIERGSWLDSLSLLPTSFGAQDASKILSLSPSVQSALKANKALIVGDSYLFSSSFVKDVYDRIEKELETLSHSGSSTIILSDESHMVKEAKAGKDLSKSSEPVETVTESGNKKRGTEKGSKKKKGKSSGARTVSAEGDSENEDYIPTKSKKNQKKGKDTSSSQVADLRKVAKKDSIKAQEENVPSDEWLMQKLEALLPDFEEQGVDDPQTILKYLADYLRPMLANYLKERRKALFTENVEKMKVLLDNLQRKLDESFLNMQLYEKALDLFEDDQSTSVTLHRHLLRTVATSIADMLFHNLDLHNKLKNWTQVEDSPNSESISLSPGERTAIAKSLPESQSKRALAVVEALEGKRVETFMTALRDLAEESGLFLKKLDKKLERTLLHSYRKDLTSQVSAETDPVSLLPKVVSLLYIQVHSRALQAPGRAISVAVTRLKNKLDDSAYKILTDFQTATVTLLALISAAAGDEADCSSDRILSKKELLEGQVPALKALVLGSSGSQA
- the LOC107906174 gene encoding E3 UFM1-protein ligase 1 homolog isoform X2, with product MDDELLELQRQFEFAQQAKSSIRLSERNVVELVQKLHELRIIDFELLHTVSGKEYITPEQLRHEIAGEVKKLGRVSLIDLADTTGVDLYHVEKQAQHVVSEDPGLMLIQGEIISQSYWDSVAEEINERLQECSQIALAELAAQLHVGSELVASVLEPRLGTLVKGRLEGGQLYTPAYIARVSAMVRGASRGITVPTNLSVLWSSLQQLLQEMEGATGLAVEGSFFQSLFNGLVKEGEVLGTLRAGIHWTPTVFAIAQKECVDSFFSQNSFISYDTLHKLGISQPIQYLQPRFPEGIPLVTAFVHPSMIEMLDAAIEDAIERGSWLDSLSLLPTSFGAQDASKILSLSPSVQSALKANKALIVGDSYLFSSSFVKDVYDRIEKELETLSHSGSSTIILSDESHMVKEAKAGKDLSKSSEPVETVTESGNKKRGTEKGSKKKKGKSSGARTVSAEGDSENEDYIPTKSKKNQKKGKDTSSSQVADLRKVAKKDSIKAQEENVPSDEWLMQKLEALLPDFEEQGVDDPQTILKYLADYLRPMLANYLKERRKALFTENVEKMKVLLDNLQRKLDESFLNMQLYEKALDLFEDDQSTSVTLHRHLLRTVATSIADMLFHNLDLHNKLKNWTQVEDSPNSESISLSPGERTAIAKSLPESQSKRALAVVEALEGKRVETFMTALRDLAEESGLFLKKLDKKLERTLLHSYRKDLTSQVSAETDPVSLLPKVVSLLYIQVHSRALQAPGRAISVAVTRLKLEQSRYLKSMVKSETLCWDIVDSVYNKLVYWAQSAQSLLYLMMAN